The proteins below are encoded in one region of Reichenbachiella sp. 5M10:
- a CDS encoding type III pantothenate kinase, translated as MRTVAVDIGNTKIKIGCFEGDQLLNILSVSELSEARELLLQFAPIHIISCSVAATTEEQRVFWEGFEVLYLSHETPLPIQNLYETPTTLGLDRLAAVVGAESLSNQKDQLIIDIGTCITYDFLDRKQNYHGGSISPGIELRFKSMNDYTRNLPLIESFDEVKLIGKSTRQALISGVINGITAELEGVIAQYKQNWPDLQVILCGGGTNRFESKLKESIFAAPELVLVGLKRILEYNEHKK; from the coding sequence ATGAGAACTGTAGCTGTAGATATAGGGAATACGAAGATAAAGATAGGATGTTTTGAGGGAGACCAATTGCTAAATATCCTCTCAGTGTCTGAGCTGTCAGAAGCCAGAGAGCTACTGCTGCAGTTTGCTCCTATACATATCATTTCTTGTAGTGTAGCCGCTACTACGGAGGAGCAAAGAGTGTTTTGGGAGGGTTTTGAAGTCTTGTACCTCTCGCACGAGACCCCTCTTCCTATTCAGAATCTGTACGAAACGCCTACAACTTTGGGACTAGATCGACTTGCAGCGGTTGTGGGAGCCGAGAGCCTAAGCAACCAAAAGGACCAATTGATCATTGATATAGGGACATGTATTACCTATGATTTTTTGGATCGAAAGCAAAACTATCATGGCGGAAGTATTTCTCCTGGGATTGAGCTGAGATTCAAATCCATGAATGACTACACGCGAAATTTGCCTTTGATAGAATCTTTTGATGAGGTGAAGTTGATTGGGAAATCGACACGACAAGCATTAATAAGCGGTGTAATCAATGGTATCACGGCCGAATTGGAAGGGGTGATAGCGCAGTATAAGCAGAATTGGCCTGATTTACAGGTGATTCTCTGTGGAGGTGGTACGAATCGTTTTGAATCTAAATTAAAAGAATCCATCTTTGCAGCCCCTGAATTGGTGCTTGTTGGTTTGAAAAGGATTTTGGAGTATAATGAACATAAAAAGTAG